From the genome of Gemmatimonadaceae bacterium:
GGGCGCCGGCCCGAGGGCGAGTCAGTACCTGGTGCTCGGGGCCAAGGCGCGGGCCGCGATGGACGGCCGGCCGGTGCCTGATCTGGAGGACGTGAACGCCATCGCCATGAGAGTTCTGGAACACCGGGTGGTGCTGAATTTCCAGGCGGAAGCGGAAGGGGTGAGCGCCGAGCAGGTGATCAGGGTGGACGAACGGCCGTAACGTTCCGCCCCCCAGCACCCGTCGGGAACGCACCGCGGCCCATGGTGCCGCGAAGTCGCCATGACCGGGGACGGCCCCCCGGCGAGAATCCATCCGTATCGCGGGGATTGGGTACTGGCCGTTCTCGATGGTTCGCGCATCCTGGCGAATCGAAACCGAACGCGCCATACTGGGTGTAGCGTCGACAACGCCGCCCGTACAGATTGGCGAGCCCCGCCACGCGCCCCCCCCAACGCGCCGGCCATGATCTTCCTCCATACCCTAGGTGTCATCGCGATTCGCGTCGGCGCCCGTACGGTGCTCCCCAGCGCGTCGCGCGCGTTCGCGTCGTTGATGTTTCTGAGCATGGAGCGCGAGCGGACGGTGATGCGCGACGAGTTTCAATCACTGCTATTCCCGAATCAAAGCGAGCAGACGGCTTCGCATAACTTGCGCCAGCTGCTCTACCGCCTTCGTGGGATTGGCGCTCCCGTGATCACGGAGGACCGCCGGATCATCGTGCCGCCTGAGAGCGTACGCGACGACTTCTCCGCATGCCGCCTCGGTGGCATGCTCGATGCGAAGACCGTGAAAGCCATTGCGTCGGGTGTGATGCCCGGCTATGCCCCGTCGTTCTCGCGACCCTTCTCTCGCTGGGTTGACGACCGGCGCTCGCAGATTGAGCAGGGTCTCATCGGGGTGCTCGTCGCGCAACTCGCGGAGCTGCGTGGCGCGGGTCGCTGGCGCGATCTGGAGCCCGTCGCAACCGCGTGTCTGGCGTTGGATCCGCTGAACGAAGAGGCGACGCTTGCGCTCGC
Proteins encoded in this window:
- a CDS encoding AAA family ATPase — translated: MIFLHTLGVIAIRVGARTVLPSASRAFASLMFLSMERERTVMRDEFQSLLFPNQSEQTASHNLRQLLYRLRGIGAPVITEDRRIIVPPESVRDDFSACRLGGMLDAKTVKAIASGVMPGYAPSFSRPFSRWVDDRRSQIEQGLIGVLVAQLAELRGAGRWRDLEPVATACLALDPLNEEATLALAESLALNGQKARAVQLLDTYIEEVGSYGKDLRIPAHVLRTRISEHVPDLGYRRLGPGPFVGREAEMAELWRHFQHTKRGEPRTVVIHGEPGIGKTRLATEFMKAAALDGATCLKVECAPHDVRRPLGVFVDLV